Within Chloroflexota bacterium, the genomic segment ATACGACCGCACGGACCTGACGCCAGCGCGCCATCTATTTCCTCTCGACTGAAAATTATCCGGCGTTCGGTATCAACACAATAGACGCCGGTTTCGGCAATGAACTCCATCCCCGCCTGCCAGACGCGGTCAGCCAGGTCATCATCAGATGGCACCGGATTCTGGGGGTCATATTTAATGCCATACTTTTCAATTACTTTGCGCAAATTGGCGACAAAGATACTGAGTTCAAAATCCCTTTCCGTGCAGATCGGGCCGGCTAACGCCCTCTCCACAACCGTCCAGAAACTTAACATGCACTGACTCCTTCCTACTTTTGCGAGAGCGCCTTCAATGCCAGAGTTGCCGCATCACCGGCGGTTCTGCCATATCCGTCAGCACCGATGCTGTCGGCCCATTCCTGCGTGGTCGAGCCGCCACCGACCAGGAAGCGGTACTTGCCACGTGCGCCACGCGCCTCAAGGTGCTCAATGATGTTCTTCTGCTGCGGTATGGTGGTGCTCATCAGCGCTGAAGCAGCAATGATATCGGCACCGACTTCCTCGGCTTTGTTAACAAAGGCAGAAGCGGCGACATCAACCCCGAGGTCGAAAACCTCAAAGCCGTTCATTTTAAGCATCGCCCCAACGATATTTTTACCGATGGAATGGATATCCCCCTTTACCGTGCCGATGACCACCTTCCCCACTTTCTTACGTTCTTCCCCGGACTCCAGCAGCTTTGGCTCCAGAATTTTCATCGCGCTCTCCCAGGCCTCCGCCGCCATCATCATTTCCGGCAGATAAATCTCATACCGGGCGAACCGGTCGCCCACCTCTTTCATACCCGGCGACATTCCTTTTTCGATGATATCAGATGGTCTGATGCCCTCTTTCAGGGCCTCTCCAATCGCCTGCCCCAGACCACCCGTGTCGCCGGCGATAATGGAATTGTACAACTGTTCAAAAATAGCCTTGTCTGTCATTATGAACTCCTTTCTTAATTTATCAGTATCAGAACAGACCTTCCCGCTTCAGGCTCAGGTATTTTTGCTCTCCGATAATAATATGGTCAAGGACATCAATGCCCATTATCTCACCTGCTTCAGCCAGTCTTTTGGTCAAATTTATATCATCTTCTGAAGCCTCCGGGTCGCCGGAGGGATGATTATGGGCAAAGAGCACCGAAGCCGCACTGGCGGACACCGCTTCTTTGAATACCTCTCTGGGATGGACAATGCTGCTGTCCAGGCTGCCTACCGATATCTCAGCTACCCGGATAAGCTGATTTCTGGTATCCAGCAGCAAGGCCAGAAAATATTCCTTCTTTTTCCCCTTCAGTCGACTGCGGATGAGCGCCACGACGTCCTCAGGCGTTTTGACCGTTTCGCGCTTTCCGCTTTCCTGGTAGCCTTCGAGCCGGCTGGCCAATTCAAAAGCGGCGCTTATCTGCGCCGCCTTGGCGAGGCCAATTCCTCTGACCTTGGACAGCTCTTCAATCGAAGCGCCGGCAATTCCCTTGAGGCTGCCGAACTGGCTCAAAAGCCTCTGGGCGGTTACCATCACCGACTCGCCAGCGATGCCTCTGCCCAGAATAAGCGCCAGAATCTCCTGCGCGGAAAGGGCCTCGGCACCGAACTTCTGCAGCCGTTCTCTCGGCCGTTCGGAAACCGGTAAATCGTGGATGGTGAATGACTTCTGGACTTTATCTTTTTCCATCATGCCATTGCAACGAGATGGGCTTATCTCGTAATAAAGCTGAGCCAGAGGGCATTTAAGTCGTCCATGTCCAGCCCGTACACTTTCTGCAGGGCTTCGTCGTAGCCGCTTCCTTCACGGAAGGTATTCAACAACTCAAGCATCTGACTCTGGCCATAATTGTTTATCAATAAATCAACCAGGCTGTAGCTCTGGGCGTAGGCCAGCACCGATTCTTCAGCATAGGCGGAGAATGGGCTGGACAGGCTGCGCACGGTTATCAGTTTATCTTCATTGATGGCATTTACCAGCAGGTTGACGAATACCGGCTCAAGCGGCCCTTCTGCCCACATGGCAAGCCCTTCGTCGAGCCAGGTGGGCAGGTCATTATAGGGGTTGAAGACCACCTGGTGGACCACCAGATGCGTCAGCTCGTGGGTCATCGCCCGCTTGCCCCAGTCAAGAGTGTCCGGGGAAATGCCGATGGCAATGGTACTGAACCTGGTATAGGCAACGCCTCCCGTCCATTCCTGAGGGAAAATCATAGCACCGAGCAGGTCTTCGGACTTGGCGTAAATGTATATCTCAGCCGGACTTTCCAGCTCGGCACCGGTGTAATTGGCCAGACGTATCAGTGCCTGCTGAGCGGTATACATTAGCTCCCCGGCGAAGGACTCATCTCCCTCATACCAGTGCAGCGTCAGCAATCCCTCGCTCAGGCTGCGCCAGGGATAGCGGTCGTCATCGACCTGAACCATGGTCGGCTCGGTTTCAATTTTCTTGCTGTTGGCATCTTCAAGCGTCCACCAGTAGCTCACGCTGCTGCCCGGGGGCAGGCCACCGGTCTTCCTCATATCCCAGCTCCACCCCACATCGACCATGGTCGCCGGTTCAAATTTCAGCGTCACCTCGCTGACGACCTCGGCGTGACTCATACGGTCGACGGTATAGTGCAGGCGGATATCGGTGATATCGGCATCACCGGTCGCGGAGAGACCGAAGTTTACTCTCATCGGAAAATCAACTTCAACACGGCTCTCCAGAACCTGCAGCCCGTCAACAGCTTGAACGGTTATTGGGCTCAATGGTATCAAGAGCAAAGTGGTTACTACAATTAAAAACACTACCCTTTTCATAATTCCTCCCTCCCCAGACCGGACCGGTGATAGGCTTCCAGAAAACCGTCCAGTTCGCCATCAAGCACCGCATCAGGATTGCCCGTCTGATAATCGGTCCGGTGGTCTTTGACCATCTTGTACGGATGCAGGACATAACTCCGGATCTGGTTTCCCCAGCCCGCAGCGATGCGCTTGCCTTTAATCTTGGCTTTTTCCTCGGCGCGTTTCTTCAGTTCCAGCTCCAGCAGGCGCGACCGGAGTATGGTCATGGCGGTTTCCTTGTTCCGATATTGAGACCGCTCGCTCTGGCAGGTAGCGGCGAGCCCCGTGGACAGGTGGGTCAATCTGACCGCGCTGCTGGTCTTCTGCATATGTTGCCCGCCCGGCCCGCTGGACCGAAACGTTTCCACTTTCAAATCATCGGGCTCGATTTTAATATCAACGTCCGCCTTGGCCTCCGGTATTACCTCCACCAGAGCGAACGAGGTATGCCGGGCGTGGTCAGCATCAAATGGGGACAGCCGAACCAGCCGGTGAACACCATGCTCCGCTTTTAAATACCCGTAGGCATAGTCGCCGCCAATCTCAATGACCGCGCTTTTCATCCCGGCTTCCTCACCCGATGTACTCTCCAGGATTTCCGCCTGATAGCCACGACGCTCGGCCCAGCGGAGGTACATCCGCATCAGCATCTCCGCCCAGTCCTGAGACTCGGTGCCCCCGGCACCGGCATGGACTGCCAGAATGGCATTGCGCTCATCATATTCACCGCTGAAAGCGAGCTGGAATTCGAGCTGCGCGAGAGCTGCCTCAACCTGTGCTGTCTCCGACTCTATTTCCGATTGAAGCGATTCATCTTCTCCAGTTAGATGGGCCAGTTCCGTCAGGTCAGCCACTCTTTTTTCCAGCCCTCGCCACCGCTCCACCGCCCTCTTTTGCTCTGCTAATCGACGCATGGTATCCTGTGCTTTAACCTGCTCAAGCCAGAAGTCCGGCTGTGCCGATTCTTTCTCTAGCCTGCCGATTTCCACTTCCTTGCCGGCAATGTCAAAGATGCACCAGTGCCATGGAAATTCGAGAGCGCAGGTCTTCCAGCTTGTCCAGTAACTCCTGCATTTAATATGCCTCTCCGCCTATAATGATTTTCCCTGCAAAGTCGGCTCGCGAGAAGGGATATATTCTTTCTCTTTTATGCTTCCTCCGGCGACCAGATGGGCAAACCGTAGCGGCTCCGGAATACGGTAGCCGCGGCAACATGCAAGCACCCAGTGAATAGCAGCCTCAAGGTCAACTTTATGGCCAATGGAAATATAGAGCGGTCTGGTATTCTCCTTTGTGTGCAGGACAGCCCCGACCACTTCACCCTTGTCCACCAGTTCTGTATAGCTGCCCGGCTCATCGCCCGGTTCCCTGTGATGACCACACAGTCGCGACTTGGCACAGCCTATGGTCGGCGTGTCCAGCAGCAGTCCCAGATGGGAGGCCAGCCCGAGTCGGCGGGGGTGGGCCAGCCCCTGACCGTCCACCAGAATGAGGTCGGGCGTTACGGTCAACCTCTCGCAAGCGGCCAGAACCAGCGGCGACTCCCGGAAAGAGAGAAGGCCCGGAATGTAGGGAAAGGCCAGTTTTTCATTAACCGTTTTCACTTCCACCAGCTTCAAATCAGGGTAATCCATGATGACCACCGCCCCGGTAGCCATACCCTGGGCACGGCCGGCGGATATATCAACGCCGGCAACAAAGCGGGGCTCACCGATTTCGTTGATGCGGGAAACCCTGGCGGCCAGCTCTCGCTGGATGTCGAAAGCCTGTGGAGTGCTGACCTGCCAGTCGTGCAGTTTATGCACTTCCATATCCCGATTATAACCGCAATAATATCATCTGGCAACTGATTCACTCACTGCCATTGACAGGGACTAGAACAATAGTGCATAATAATAATTTAGAGAGCTAGATAACACATGGTAAAAATCAGACTACGCCGCACCGGAGCCAAGGGCAAGCCAAACTATCGACTGGTTGTTGCTGACTCCCGCTCACCCCGTGATGGAGCCTTCATCGACATTATCGGTCATTTCAATCCCCTCACCGACCCGGAAACCGTGGTTATTAACGAAGAAAAAGCACGCCACTGGTTAAGCAAGGGCGCCCAACCGACAGATACCGCCGCCAGGCTGCTGAGCAAGGCAGGCATTCTACAGAAATCCAATACAAGTAAGGAGAACCCCAAATCATGAGTAAGTCCGAGGAACAGGAAGAGCCCCAAATCATGAGTGAACCCGAGGAGCAAGAAGAGCCTCAAACCACGAGTGAACCCGAGGAGCAAGAGAAGCCTCAAACCACGCGGGAACTCACTGCGCAAGGAGAAAGCATGAAAGAACTCGTCGAATACATTGCCAAATCAATCGTCGATGAACCCGATGAAGTAAAAGTTGAAGAGGAAACTGACGAAGAAGGCCTGCTGACACTGAAGTTGCAGGTCGCTGATGAGGATAAGGGAAGGGTCATTGGCAAGCAGGGCCGAATCGCTGAAGCCATGCGTGCTCTGCTCAGGGTAAAAGCCGCCAAGGCTTCCTCCCGGGTTAGACTTGAAATTATCTGATTTCGCCCCATCTGAAAATCAAGAACCAGAAACAGAAACGTTCGATTCGGACTTCATTACTATCGGGCGTATTATCGCCCCTTGGGGAGTCAAGGGCCAAGTAAGCGTCAAGATAGAAACTGATTTCCCCCAGCGGTTTTCCCCCGGCGCACAGGTATTTATCGACGGTAAACCGGTGACCGTTGTTGATGTGTCATGGCACCGCGGCCGGCCGTTAATAAAGTTCAATACTATCGACTGCACTGAAGATGCCCGGCAGCTACGGGGCAAACCCATAGAGATACCGCAGAGTCAGCTCCAACCGTTGCCGGAAGACCATTACTATTATTTTCAGCTCATCGGGCTGGAGGTAAAGACCGCCGGAGGAGAGCATCTGGGTAAAATCAGGGAAGTCCTGGGTGGTAAGAGCAACGATACCTACGTTGTACAGGGAACAGAAGGCGAAATCCTTATTCCGGCCGTTGAAGATGTGGTCAAGTCAATAGATTTAGAGCACGGATATATGGAGATTGAGCCCATCGCGGGGCTTCTGGAATTAAACCGGAAAAAGACCGATTAGCTTCCCGCTAACGCCTTGCTTTTCTTCTTCGCGCTGTCTCTGCCACCCTCAGACGTGCCAGCGAACGGCGGAGCGCTGCCTCCGCACGGGCGCCATCGATGCCAGGTTCAAGCTCCTGGGACAGCCTATCCCGGGCGCGTTTTCGGGCCTCCTCCGCCCGCTCTACATCGATTTCCTCCGCCCGCTCCGCAGCGTCGGCCAGAACAACCACCCTGTCGGGGCGTACCTCAAGGAAGCCTCCGGATATCGCCAGCGATACTTCCTCGTCGCCCTTTTTTACCCGCAGCTCGCCGGGCAGCAGCGTTGTCATCAATGGGGTATGGTGGGGCAGAATCCCGAGCTGGCCTTCAAAGCCAGGCGCAATTACCATATCCACATTGTCGGAATAGACCATTCGTTCCGCAGTTACAATATCAAGTAATATACCTGGCATCGCCTACTTCCCCGCTTTTTTCCTTCCGTCCTCAGATTCTGCCTTATCCTTTTCGGCTGTCTCTGCCGCCACTTCTTTGCCTTCTCCCCCCACCGATTCCTCTTTCTCCTCCCTTGCCTCACCGCTGACGCTTATAGTTTTTGCCTGCTTTGCTACTTCGTCGATGTTACCCACCATATAAAATGCCTGTTCCGGCAGGTTGTCGTACTTGCCGTCAAGTATCTCCCTGAAACCACGCACCGTTTCCTGTACTGGCACATACTTACCCTCTCTGCCGGTAAACACCTCGGTAACAAACATTGGCTGAGATAGAAAGCGCTGGATGCGCCGTGCCCGGCCAACGGTAAGTTTGTCCTCCTCGCTGAGCTCTTCAATACCGAGGATGGCGATGATATCCTGCAGGTCCTTGTAACGCTGCAATACCTGCTGCACCTCGCGGGCGACCTGATAGTGTTCCTCGCCGACCACCGCCGGCGTCAGAATACGGGAGGTTGAGACCAATGGGTCGACGGCCGGATACAGTCCCTGCTCGGTAAGGGACCTCTCCAGCGCAATCACGGCATCAAGGTGGCCAAAAGTAGCCACCACTCCCGGGTCGGTGTAGTCGTCCGCCGGAACATAGATAGCCTGGAAAGAGGTGATTGAGCCGTGTTTGGTTGACGTAATCCTCTCCTGCAGCTCGCCCATCTCCGTGGCCAGAGTCGGCTGGTAACCCACTGCCGAAGGCATACGCCCCAGCAGGGCGGAAACCTCCATGCCGGCCAGTGTATAGCGATATATATTATCGATGAATAGCAGCACATCCTGGTTCTCGACATCGCGGAAGTATTCCGCCATGGTCAGCCCGGTCAGTCCAACACGTAGTCGTACCCCCGGAGGCTCGTTCATCTGCCCGAAAACGAGCACCGTTTTGTCAATGACACCCGACTCTCTCATCTCGTACCACAGGTCGTTGCCTTCACGCGACCGCTCGCCGATGCCGGTGAACACGGAAAAGCCGCCATGCACGGTGGCGATGTTGCGGATTAATTCCATGATGATGACCGTCTTGCCTACCCCGGCACCTCCATAGGCGCCGATTTTCCCGCCCTTGGTGAACGGTGTAATCAGGTCAATCACCTTGAGTCCCGTTTCCATTATCTCGGTACTCGTCGACTGTTCCTCCAGTGACGGCGGAGGGCGATGGATTGGCCAGTGTTCTTTCGCTTTCACAGTACCGAGGTTGTCCAGAGGCTCGCCCATGACATCAAACAGGCGCCCCAACGTGGCTCTGCCCACCGGCACGCTGAGCGCAGCTCCGGTATCTACCGCCTCGGCGCCACGCCCCAGGCCATCGGTGGGTGATAGCGCCAGACATCTGACCCGGTTATTGCCCATGTGTTCCTGGACTTCAAGCACCACTCTGCTGCCATCGGCATTTATCTCAACTGCGTTGTAAAGTGCCGGCAATTTATCGGGTGGAAATTCAACATCAACCACCGTACCGATTACCTGAGTCACTTTGCCTTTTGCCATTGTAACCTCCTCGGTTAAGCCAGAGCTTCCACGCCACCGGCAATGTCCAGAAGCTCTTTGGTAATCGCCTCCTGGCGGGCTTTGTTGTAAAGCAGGGTCAACTCATCGATAAGCTCACTGGCATTATCCGTCGCGTTCTTCATTGCCACCATCCGCGCCGACTGTTCGCTGGCGATGGACTCCAGAATGGCATGGTAAACCTCCATCTCAACGAAGCGAGGCAGAAGGTTGCCCAGCACGACACCAGGACCTGGC encodes:
- the rimM gene encoding ribosome maturation factor RimM (Essential for efficient processing of 16S rRNA); the encoded protein is MKLSDFAPSENQEPETETFDSDFITIGRIIAPWGVKGQVSVKIETDFPQRFSPGAQVFIDGKPVTVVDVSWHRGRPLIKFNTIDCTEDARQLRGKPIEIPQSQLQPLPEDHYYYFQLIGLEVKTAGGEHLGKIREVLGGKSNDTYVVQGTEGEILIPAVEDVVKSIDLEHGYMEIEPIAGLLELNRKKTD
- the prfB gene encoding peptide chain release factor 2 (programmed frameshift), with amino-acid sequence MQELLDKLEDLRSRISMALVHLDIAGKEVEIGRLEKESAQPDFWLEQVKAQDTMRRLAEQKRAVERWRGLEKRVADLTELAHLTGEDESLQSEIESETAQVEAALAQLEFQLAFSGEYDERNAILAVHAGAGGTESQDWAEMLMRMYLRWAERRGYQAEILESTSGEEAGMKSAVIEIGGDYAYGYLKAEHGVHRLVRLSPFDADHARHTSFALVEVIPEAKADVDIKIEPDDLKVETFRSSGPGGQHMQKTSSAVRLTHLSTGLAATCQSERSQYRNKETAMTILRSRLLELELKKRAEEKAKIKGKRIAAGWGNQIRSYVLHPYKMVKDHRTDYQTGNPDAVLDGELDGFLEAYHRSGLGREEL
- the rpsP gene encoding 30S ribosomal protein S16 produces the protein MVKIRLRRTGAKGKPNYRLVVADSRSPRDGAFIDIIGHFNPLTDPETVVINEEKARHWLSKGAQPTDTAARLLSKAGILQKSNTSKENPKS
- the radC gene encoding DNA repair protein RadC, whose product is MMEKDKVQKSFTIHDLPVSERPRERLQKFGAEALSAQEILALILGRGIAGESVMVTAQRLLSQFGSLKGIAGASIEELSKVRGIGLAKAAQISAAFELASRLEGYQESGKRETVKTPEDVVALIRSRLKGKKKEYFLALLLDTRNQLIRVAEISVGSLDSSIVHPREVFKEAVSASAASVLFAHNHPSGDPEASEDDINLTKRLAEAGEIMGIDVLDHIIIGEQKYLSLKREGLF
- the nfi gene encoding deoxyribonuclease V (cleaves DNA at apurinic or apyrimidinic sites), coding for MEVHKLHDWQVSTPQAFDIQRELAARVSRINEIGEPRFVAGVDISAGRAQGMATGAVVIMDYPDLKLVEVKTVNEKLAFPYIPGLLSFRESPLVLAACERLTVTPDLILVDGQGLAHPRRLGLASHLGLLLDTPTIGCAKSRLCGHHREPGDEPGSYTELVDKGEVVGAVLHTKENTRPLYISIGHKVDLEAAIHWVLACCRGYRIPEPLRFAHLVAGGSIKEKEYIPSREPTLQGKSL
- a CDS encoding corrinoid protein — protein: MTDKAIFEQLYNSIIAGDTGGLGQAIGEALKEGIRPSDIIEKGMSPGMKEVGDRFARYEIYLPEMMMAAEAWESAMKILEPKLLESGEERKKVGKVVIGTVKGDIHSIGKNIVGAMLKMNGFEVFDLGVDVAASAFVNKAEEVGADIIAASALMSTTIPQQKNIIEHLEARGARGKYRFLVGGGSTTQEWADSIGADGYGRTAGDAATLALKALSQK
- the atpD gene encoding F0F1 ATP synthase subunit beta; its protein translation is MAKGKVTQVIGTVVDVEFPPDKLPALYNAVEINADGSRVVLEVQEHMGNNRVRCLALSPTDGLGRGAEAVDTGAALSVPVGRATLGRLFDVMGEPLDNLGTVKAKEHWPIHRPPPSLEEQSTSTEIMETGLKVIDLITPFTKGGKIGAYGGAGVGKTVIIMELIRNIATVHGGFSVFTGIGERSREGNDLWYEMRESGVIDKTVLVFGQMNEPPGVRLRVGLTGLTMAEYFRDVENQDVLLFIDNIYRYTLAGMEVSALLGRMPSAVGYQPTLATEMGELQERITSTKHGSITSFQAIYVPADDYTDPGVVATFGHLDAVIALERSLTEQGLYPAVDPLVSTSRILTPAVVGEEHYQVAREVQQVLQRYKDLQDIIAILGIEELSEEDKLTVGRARRIQRFLSQPMFVTEVFTGREGKYVPVQETVRGFREILDGKYDNLPEQAFYMVGNIDEVAKQAKTISVSGEAREEKEESVGGEGKEVAAETAEKDKAESEDGRKKAGK
- a CDS encoding peptidase MA domain-containing protein, encoding MKRVVFLIVVTTLLLIPLSPITVQAVDGLQVLESRVEVDFPMRVNFGLSATGDADITDIRLHYTVDRMSHAEVVSEVTLKFEPATMVDVGWSWDMRKTGGLPPGSSVSYWWTLEDANSKKIETEPTMVQVDDDRYPWRSLSEGLLTLHWYEGDESFAGELMYTAQQALIRLANYTGAELESPAEIYIYAKSEDLLGAMIFPQEWTGGVAYTRFSTIAIGISPDTLDWGKRAMTHELTHLVVHQVVFNPYNDLPTWLDEGLAMWAEGPLEPVFVNLLVNAINEDKLITVRSLSSPFSAYAEESVLAYAQSYSLVDLLINNYGQSQMLELLNTFREGSGYDEALQKVYGLDMDDLNALWLSFITR
- a CDS encoding KH domain-containing protein, translating into MKELVEYIAKSIVDEPDEVKVEEETDEEGLLTLKLQVADEDKGRVIGKQGRIAEAMRALLRVKAAKASSRVRLEII
- a CDS encoding F0F1 ATP synthase subunit epsilon, giving the protein MPGILLDIVTAERMVYSDNVDMVIAPGFEGQLGILPHHTPLMTTLLPGELRVKKGDEEVSLAISGGFLEVRPDRVVVLADAAERAEEIDVERAEEARKRARDRLSQELEPGIDGARAEAALRRSLARLRVAETARRRKARR